In the genome of Dermatophagoides farinae isolate YC_2012a chromosome 4, ASM2471394v1, whole genome shotgun sequence, the window tcattaaaattcgtttttgatccattttttttgtttaattttcttttgattcaatgGTACAAATGTGATGATATAGTTGtatgattgaaatattaACGACACACATGCATACAGAAATACACAAGGATGAGATCAacgatcaataataaaatctaatgaattcaataataataataacaactgTTGATGAGGCATACATgttcgaataatttttttttaatattgcTTGTATATAAtaacgtcatcatcataatcaaacagGCCGGAGTGTTTACATCAAactaaaaattaaaaaagtaatggatagatagattatgaaattaatttagAAGAAAAACTTATCATTTGACCTTCGATAATTCGAATGTGTCTCTTTCTCTATCTCTCGAACATGaatgaacgatgatgatgatatacacATTACAGCcgaatttggaaaaaaataacaccCGAAGGcataatcatttgatgaagaTATCAACAAGTTtgaccaaagaaaaaaaaattaagtcagaatgaaattggaatcgtgaaaaaaaaatcgaatggttaaaataatcaaacatgTATGTTGTATAACAAACACCTGAATGCTGCAGCAGTTTTTTTCCGACACTAGATGGCCGAATATGCAAATTTTtgatggggaaaaaaaaatttccatttgaaaaattcgcgcctaaatttgaaaattatgatcCATTTCAAAAGGAATATGGATGTACAAATCTTGATATATGAAATATAATCGAGATTAAATATttacgaaaaacaaaaaaaaaatccttacCATGTttacattatgatgatcatatatcatcaaatcacTTCCGATGtgagaatgaatttttttcttttcttgatCCGAAATCGAATTCCAATGTTCGCTATTAtatatcatttgatgataataaacattatcaaaaaaaaaaaaaaaaaaaagaattcaacaataaatcaaacacatatcaaacatcaatcattatgattattaggTGATGATAGTGGCACATAAACGGCATATAAGTTAACGgtgaaaagattttcattctgttatcaaacgacgacgacgacaacgaaagaaaaaaaaaacattgattggtTGGTTGCTTCGGATTGCTatggattcgatttttttttcaatttccatcTTGGTAGGTTATActaccatcaccattatcatcataattgtcgccgttgtcgtcgttgttgttgttgttgtttaagtTGTTGTtagggatttttttttcttcatgcataattattgattcattaatggtattttttttcgctgtcaaacaacaacaacagcgacaacgaaatgtttgttgttgaagaagaaaaaatttttttttgttttttttctcactttcatttcattacttacattttcattgacaaGATTTGATGTGTACACTCacgcacgcacacacacacacaaacacatgaaTTCGAAATgacccgtttttttttgcatgtgATCTGATAAGAAATTTCATGTCAACGATTTTTTTCGCCATAATTCAACatatcatgattatcattatttcatttcaataaattaaccatcaataaatgataacAGGTAATTTTATATTCTTTCCTTCTTTCGAAGAATATTTATAgaagaattcattcatgaaaTAAAACAGGTGTATATCATTCTTATTGCTATTGCgcaatacaaatgaaaataatgattacatGATTTTAgtattcaaatatttatcgatattttttttccattaatttttatttttaatcgagataatttttttttgtgtgtgtgtatatgttaATCGATTCTACCATTTTGCAATGTCAATTTTCTTATCtatttatgataataaattttctgaagaaaatttcatttttttttttttgatggtgatgattttcgCAAATAAAAACTGTTCATGACAACATGTTTCGATCAGAAGCtatgaattcaatatatgtatgttgtgtgtgtgtgtgtgtatgtttcaGCTAAAATAGACAATTTTTTAGCTAATGATAAATTGTGATAAATTATATGAACCGAATTTGATCTCTAAAAATATCATCctcctttttttatttcgaaatTCATGGCTTCTAGTAATGaggatgattttgatgatgatacaatttcatcaatttgattgtattaatcaatattttatcGATGTTCTacaattaaaattatcatcaaaaaaaaaaaaaaaaaaatttcttctgtatactatgtgtatgtgtgtgtagtaTATTGAATTCAAGTTGAATGGCATCCTTGATATGATTTCACATATCATCTAAGCCACCGAATTTGAtgtccaaatgatgatgatgatgatgatggatatttGATTCGGGAAAACTTTTCCAatcaaacggaaaaaaaactgattttatgttttattttgtcaacgatcaaatattcaacatATTCTCAACACTCAATACTTGTGGTTCCGGTGTAATATGATTatatcaaaaataatgaaaaaaaaaatcaagatttttcattatttttatttcccATTTTGATTCTAGgacagtggaaaaaaaataaaatataaaatttatgatcattatcattaagaaaaaataataataatgattttgtttcattgaaattttttttttcgtattttatggccaccaccaccaacaccaccagcATATTAATCAACCAAAAGTAAAGTAGACCAATTTTCTTGTCCTTATATTGAATTGTCTAATCATTGTATATTGTGTGACATTTTTCACACTTTctttctatgtgtgtgtaggtgTCACGATCCATATATATACTTATCTAACCTGAAAGATGTATAgatgtatatttttttttattgaatgcaATTAAAAATACCAgatttaataatcatcatcattatcattttgtatgCATATTTGGAATTGAGAACCATTATAAAGGTGTGTGTAAAGGTACACACTATATAGTaacattattcttttttttttgtatgataACATTTTAATTGTAATTTAAATGAGGAAATGACCAGATTATGGATTGATCggtattgattgataaaagtCATCAATATGGATAATTATAAAATCTGTTAATACTTgttaatcaataaatgtaataataataatagattgaataatgaataagtgaatgaatcaaataattacAATTTAGAATTGCAATATAAATATGTAAGAAATCCATGCAGGAGACAGAATTCTAAAGAAATATGttaaaataaagaatcaaTCCAAAATGTTTATAATTATGGAAAGAGAGGgagaataaacaaaaaaaaaaaaaaaaagaaaaagaaaaatctaaGATATGATGGTAATCTTTTGACTTATTAGATTATAACAAATATATATCCACAGAAATgtaatttaataatgatttccTTGGCAAATGATATATTaccaaaaaatcattttggtATCAAGAAATAATGTCATTCTATCCTTTGCATACATGTAAGCCTCCCCCtctttcaacaacaacaaaaaaggcctaaatcatataataatttgagattttttgttcttttttttcgaatatttttatattttgacAATAGATataaatgtgtgtatgtgtgtgtttgtgtttgtttgatttggatgaattatgatgatgatgactattttattacatacattttttctcaatgatgatgatgatgatgatggtaatcaaatatatatcaTAAGGTGTATATGTGAGGGATTGAGGCAAGGAAAAAatctttgtcatcatcattattattaaacaatttgtttattaGTATTAGATCTTTATaagatatgatgatgatgatatactACACTTAACTTAtatcgatcgatgatgatgatgatgagccaTAAACTGAATGTACCGCCCCctatttcattaaaaattatGACGACAATAAttccatcaataataatgatgataatgatgatgatgatgacagtaTTCAAAAATCGGGCTACCGGGTGTCCGATAATCCAAATTTAGAAAAAGCAAATAGACAGAAACAATCAGTCTTCTTCGTTCATTAggaaaaagaacaaaacccatcatcaaattaaatcTTTTCTGAGTGATATAAACAAGTGTGttctttgttcatcatcaccatctatccatcattaatcattaatcattgatATAAGTGAATagcattttcattttttttttaattgtcatttgtagttaatttgataatgatgataacggcGCCGGCTACATCGGCGACGGCATTGATGGTAACAAATGAattccataattttttttccttttcaatttattatggCCAGGTGTTCATTTTATAATGGctagatttttattataaaaatcgttaataataaaatgaaaatttccagACATTTTTTTACGGTCACTTTGAAggtgttgatttgatttgtctgaagttgtttgattgattgaaaaaaatcgttgaaaatttttcgttaATTATCGTTTAGACACGTTTAATTATGGTTCGTTCTACAATGATCATACCGTATAATCCACAATCGGCAATCATcttacatcattatcatcatctttggcATTATgtatatcatcaccatcatcatataacaccacaatcattgatttggtcatcatcaccaccattataTGGTAATGAtgcgaataataatatgacgatgatgatcattccaTCAAATATACAGccaaattcgaatgttttcgTCAATTCTCCTATTCATCCTTCTCCTTCCAAGACAACTATTCCTACCGccaatacaaaaacaaaaaccaaatattTAACGAAACAACTGGTTTCATCATCGGTAACAGATCATCaagattcaataataaatcaaaatctagaatcatgttcatcatcatcatgtaattCTACTTCaataacatcaacatcatgttcatcatcggGTAAATCAACACCATATTTTggttcacaatcatcatcatcatcatcatcatcatcatcatcatcatcatcgacatcgacctttgaattgattgattcaacattgatacaaccaccaccaccaccacccttAATATCGTTTACCGTAAATTCATTACCAATTGTGGATAGTTCATTCAACCCTTCTATGCCACAATTATTAAATCAAacctcaacaacaattgatggCTATGCAAATacagtatcatcatcatcatcatatcaaccTATGACAACAGTATCAccgaccaccaccataagttcaccaacattatcatcaccatcaccatcatcatcatcagtatatTACACTCCAATACCGAAAACATCATTAAAAGAATTATATGCTGGATTAGGTGTTTATTATAATTCGGTACCATGGAATCAATCTTTGTATGTGAATATAGATatagattttcttttcattttttaaaaatatttccattcattcaatatcaaAATAGTGGAATGGAACGTGTATGGATGTCGGAATTTCGTCGagttttttcacaattttttacTGAATTATGGTCAATACAACCGGTGGATAAAAAACCGACAACACATTCTAATATTCGGCTTCATATGTTTGTAGATTCGGCTAAAGTTCGATTCTGTTGTGAGGTAATTATCtaatgatttttatatattcaattatttatattgttattcatttttgttttttctttagcGTTGTTCACATAGTTGGACATCGATGAAAGGTCGTGTAGTTTTCTGGTTCAATCTATTACAACCAAATTTTAAAGTTGGTATTGTTGCCATTAAATTGTTTGGACAACGATGTGATTCATGTAATCTGgataattcatttgaacaGCCAATGTGGTATCCAGAAGAGGTTACCAAGGTATTTatagtgaaaacaaaaattatttgtgttttttcaACCAactttatcaaaaaaaaaaaaaaaaaaaaaaatttccatacaGGTACTTATGAATCTATACAATCGTGTGGGGCAAATATTTTATGGATTTGAAAAGACTAAATATGAAAGACAAAGGCGTATGGGTAAACCACGTACACAACATAATAAAATGTTATGTCAAGCATGTCAAGAAGGTATTTGTCTAAATCGACCTGGTTCATCTAATATTGGTGGTCGTTATAATGGTGAAAATCATATTGTTGTTACTGAAATCAAGAATGAAAtccaacaaaataatcatattgatgataatgatgacacaaatgatgatgatgaaaatattgaaaataatgagtcattgaaaatttctgctgaattggaatcaaaagaaacaccagatgataatgatgaccagGGTAGTGAAGATAgtggaatgaatgataacGGAAGCACGACtacaatcgattcaaatgattcaaatacatttctatcatcatcatcatcatccacatcattatcaatatccTAAATGATCCTTGGATCAAGTTTGGCtcgtttttcaatcaatcgttCCAAATCCAAACTACTAgggaaatgataaaaaatttagaaatttgaaacttaatataaaaataaataaattatttaacTAAACTCAAAAATACTTTAAACATAGAGCAAATTTACAAGCATCATAcatactaataataatattacaTAGAGTTTTGAATCTGGAtcgatcaaacaaaaaaaaatttggaacatACTTGTTTCAAACGCACGCCTCAGgtatattgatcatcactttgggatatttttttttattcgccTTCTTGTCGTCGTCAATGAAGATGGTGATGACCTAGATTTAAATcgagaaattttcttttttttcggtagCCCACTTGactttctcatttttttcttttaaagtgagagttttcttttctttcctCATTTAATCACCAATAGTGGAGACGACGTCGGTTGTTAATTTGGTTTATTTTCTGGATGTTCGAAGAGACAACGACCATCGAGATTgttctttgtgtgtgtgtgtaagtaccatcgatgatgatgatgacgacggtGACCTAAATcttcaacaatgataatgttattgtagtatgatgatgataaaaaaaagactagTTTGACcagtcatcatcgttgttgatttgttggttttcattgtgatttattcaaatattgTCTTTTTCTTAGAGATTCACCATGAAAAttacacaaaacaaaaatataatttaatGTTCGTTTCGattattggttttttttcggttaattcaatttagaaaaaatttatcaaaaattcagaaaaattgtcattctTGGTGAATAAAATGCTAGTCattgaatggaaataaaaaaaaaaaaaatagaaggAAATATGTGatcgaaaaaattcgattccaATATTAATGGTCCAACGATGAcgtgattgattttatccggatttctttttttttttgatggtaaaaaagctttcgatttcttttttccgggacattttttttttgaagatgaTGTGAAAAAAGGGCTAAAATTAGATATTTGATCAACAatacacaataataataaaaataaaattttcttatttttgttgctgttgctgttgtttttgaagAGAAAGTTTACCAAACGGCAATTAAGAGGCGAATGAGAGAGtcgaatggaatgaaatggtCTGggtgattttctttttttttttttgaataagtCGTCACCGTCGTTCGGTTCATTCGAACATTTGCTATCCAACCATcaatgtgtgcgtgtgtgtgtgtgtatttcgATTTCGATGAATTTTCGATAAACCAAATGATTTGATCTGtgattttgatcaacaatctatgatgatgatgatgatgatgatgaaacatcaAACAATACATTGCCTAATGGCAATGTTATTTATCACTATAATAACCATagtgattgatcaatcaaatactAGCCCCATAACtataacaaaaatattggccggtaaaaagaaatttaaaaCATATTCACTTggtatttcatttttaccgACATTGGTTAAAGTTAAACCAAATAAATTACATTTAACCATACgacaaaatcaatatattcgtccgaaaaaattcaaaatggatGGTTCATTACCTTTGAAAGTACCGACAATTTTAATGGCTAAACGCAATCCATATGCAGAGCCACCAAAAGATGTTGTGATTAATGCCGATATTGCACTTGGACcggaaaaatattcaaaaaaaccTAGCTATGGTTATGCTTCTTCAtcggctgctgctgcttcaGAACCTGAACCAATAATTGAAACGATTCCATCATCACAACCACAGCAaccattaccaccattgGAAATTCCTATACCGTTTCCAATGGAAAATCCTCCACCAACAAGCATACAattcgatgataatattggCCAACCACGATTACCGCCaccaattgattcaaatgaacaGAAACTTTTGCTACAGCATGCAGCTGAATCGAATCAACAGGTGTCTGgatatgatcaaaatgaattaatgttagcaccaccaccagcaccattaccaccaccaccagtatTGCGACCATTACCATCTAAATTTCCTATGGAAATACCGCATTTACCGTTGCCAAAAGAATACAAATTTCAAGGCATGTctaaacaatcatcaaaagatAAACCATTAGAAATTCGACGAAGTTCCAATCTACCTGAGccatatcaccatcatcttaTCAATCGACAAGAATCAGAATCTTCTTtgttaccaccaccaccaccaccaatgttCTTTCCGCCACCTCCTCATCTACCTCCACCGCTCCTGATGGCTCCAATACATCAGCCACCAATGTTCCAACATGCTCCGGTATCACCATCAACCATACGTCGTATACCATGGGGTCCACGACGACCTGATCAACATATGTTTCATGATTCTTCGCCTGTTTCTTCAGCCTCACAACCACAAAGTTCAATCTCCAGACAGATGGCAATCGAATTAACCGATGTAACTTCTATAGATGATCCAATCGGGtcaacaaatcaacaacaaatagaGAAAGAACATCGaccaatgaaaattaatattgGTGAACATTATGATCCGAATATGATCTATGTGGATGAACAGACAATACCATCACAATcacaaattgatgaattaacGAATAATCCGGTTCCAATGCATGATGAagatatggatgatgattcatttggaTCAAATCCAGTTGGACAACCTACAAAAGGTTTTATACCGGAATTAATAACAGGCGATGATCTCAGCGATACGGCAATGGCCGAATCATCCATACaatatgtaaaaaaatatggtggaaaaaataaatattataagaagaaaaaatatggcAATGATGGTCCAGATGATTTTCgtattgaattcaatctAAGTGGACCACATGGTGGACCAATGGTACCATATggttatggtgatgatcaagatcaattgaataaacaattgaatcaaatacaaCAATATATACCGGTTGGACCGCATGCAAAATCAAtctataattattatttacgaCATACGTTTACCGAACCAATACGTACATGGCCATATTCATATGCTAgggtaaaaaaattgaaaaaattaattcccGAAAGACAACGTAAACCAATGCCACCACTACATCTAATGTAATAAACTCAGTTATTACACATTATAGATAAATTatgttcataataatcattatcagcTTTATAgttcaaaaattaatttttgaatttttttttttgtattattcaaatttattttctgtaATGTTAATCAATCTTTTATTGATTAAGGaacatttattgtttttcagtttatttgtgatcatcatccattatcattatctgGCCAATTCTTTTCGATTATTTTAATtgtagaaattttttaaatttaatttttcttttaaaaaaattaaaaaaaaaattcatttcaatgaaaaaaaaaattgcatccTATCTTATATGAACAactcattgattttttttttcatatattcaatgCATTTCTTGTTATAATTCGTGCATACACAACACAATGACCTGTATATTCATGTATGCTACTAccattactactactactactgctactactaTTACTACAACTACTACTTTACACACAGATACACAAAAAACTATTggttgaaagaaaaaacaacaatgagaattacaaaaaaaaaaaaaactcatttcAACATTGTGGCTTTGTAAAATTGGCTTTGTATTTTGCTGCT includes:
- the LOC124500477 gene encoding uncharacterized protein LOC124500477 isoform X2; this translates as MVRSTMIIPYNPQSAIILHHYHHLWHYVYHHHHHITPQSLIWSSSPPLYGNDANNNMTMMIIPSNIQPNSNVFVNSPIHPSPSKTTIPTANTKTKTKYLTKQLVSSSVTDHQDSIINQNLESCSSSSCNSTSITSTSCSSSGKSTPYFGSQSSSSSSSSSSSSSSTSTFELIDSTLIQPPPPPPLISFTVNSLPIVDSSFNPSMPQLLNQTSTTIDGYANTVSSSSSYQPMTTVSPTTTISSPTLSSPSPSSSSVYYTPIPKTSLKELYAGLGVYYNSVPWNQSFGMERVWMSEFRRVFSQFFTELWSIQPVDKKPTTHSNIRLHMFVDSAKVRFCCERCSHSWTSMKGRVVFWFNLLQPNFKVGIVAIKLFGQRCDSCNLDNSFEQPMWYPEEVTKVLMNLYNRVGQIFYGFEKTKYERQRRMGKPRTQHNKMLCQACQEGICLNRPGSSNIGGRYNGENHIVVTEIKNEIQQNNHIDDNDDTNDDDENIENNESLKISAELESKETPDDNDDQGSEDSGMNDNGSTTTIDSNDSNTFLSSSSSSTSLSIS
- the LOC124500472 gene encoding uncharacterized protein LOC124500472, which translates into the protein MMMMMMMMKHQTIHCLMAMLFITIITIVIDQSNTSPITITKILAGKKKFKTYSLGISFLPTLVKVKPNKLHLTIRQNQYIRPKKFKMDGSLPLKVPTILMAKRNPYAEPPKDVVINADIALGPEKYSKKPSYGYASSSAAAASEPEPIIETIPSSQPQQPLPPLEIPIPFPMENPPPTSIQFDDNIGQPRLPPPIDSNEQKLLLQHAAESNQQVSGYDQNELMLAPPPAPLPPPPVLRPLPSKFPMEIPHLPLPKEYKFQGMSKQSSKDKPLEIRRSSNLPEPYHHHLINRQESESSLLPPPPPPMFFPPPPHLPPPLLMAPIHQPPMFQHAPVSPSTIRRIPWGPRRPDQHMFHDSSPVSSASQPQSSISRQMAIELTDVTSIDDPIGSTNQQQIEKEHRPMKINIGEHYDPNMIYVDEQTIPSQSQIDELTNNPVPMHDEDMDDDSFGSNPVGQPTKGFIPELITGDDLSDTAMAESSIQYVKKYGGKNKYYKKKKYGNDGPDDFRIEFNLSGPHGGPMVPYGYGDDQDQLNKQLNQIQQYIPVGPHAKSIYNYYLRHTFTEPIRTWPYSYARVKKLKKLIPERQRKPMPPLHLM
- the LOC124500477 gene encoding uncharacterized protein LOC124500477 isoform X1, whose protein sequence is MMITAPATSATALMTRLIMVRSTMIIPYNPQSAIILHHYHHLWHYVYHHHHHITPQSLIWSSSPPLYGNDANNNMTMMIIPSNIQPNSNVFVNSPIHPSPSKTTIPTANTKTKTKYLTKQLVSSSVTDHQDSIINQNLESCSSSSCNSTSITSTSCSSSGKSTPYFGSQSSSSSSSSSSSSSSTSTFELIDSTLIQPPPPPPLISFTVNSLPIVDSSFNPSMPQLLNQTSTTIDGYANTVSSSSSYQPMTTVSPTTTISSPTLSSPSPSSSSVYYTPIPKTSLKELYAGLGVYYNSVPWNQSFGMERVWMSEFRRVFSQFFTELWSIQPVDKKPTTHSNIRLHMFVDSAKVRFCCERCSHSWTSMKGRVVFWFNLLQPNFKVGIVAIKLFGQRCDSCNLDNSFEQPMWYPEEVTKVLMNLYNRVGQIFYGFEKTKYERQRRMGKPRTQHNKMLCQACQEGICLNRPGSSNIGGRYNGENHIVVTEIKNEIQQNNHIDDNDDTNDDDENIENNESLKISAELESKETPDDNDDQGSEDSGMNDNGSTTTIDSNDSNTFLSSSSSSTSLSIS